Genomic window (Syngnathus scovelli strain Florida chromosome 14, RoL_Ssco_1.2, whole genome shotgun sequence):
CAACACCATAGTGAATAATTATTTCCATGTTGGTGTGAACATCTGCTAAATGTGTGACTGTTGCTGTCATCTCGGTGAAGTGGCGTGGATCCCAGAGAACTCTCACTGTATAAATCCTGTGACTCCTCAACATTTATTATGTACTGAATGAAGGATAAAGCCTTGTCAATGTTGAAGGTTAGAAAGGTGCTTTTAAATCACTAGTCAACATGGAAGTTCTCCTGACTAGGTTAAGCATTTGCGTCAGCCAGTTTAGAGCCACATAATGACATGTCATTATTGGAATGACATGCTCACATGTGCATGACTGGCATGAAAGCCTACGTTTGCTTGCACGTACCTGCCCTGGAGCTTTTGAACGAGTCAGACTTTGACCCGACTTATCTTTTTTGTTGTGCAGCAAGGACTGAACAAGATGCATTGACTCTTTATTTAAAAGATGCACGCATCGGTTTTGGCAGCTGGACATTGGCTGGCAGACTTTGTTTGTCAGGTCATTAGACTAAGCCTCGTCTCGTACTTTGCAAAGGTCACCAACACTGGGTGGTAGGCCGCATTTTATTTTCACAAGTAACCTTTTCGTTAATTTGTTAATTAATGTTGGTATTATTTTCCCCTGATTTTATAATCGGCACACCTCTAATTTGACATATGAGATAGACTATGCTGCCACTCCCACTTAGGTTTATCCAcacgtgtttttttgttttgttttttttattcactgaACGGCATCAATTGGTGCATTTAGTTACAGTGAGGGTCATAGTGACTGTGCACTTGCATTAGCACACATTAAATCGATTCAAATCAGATTTTTGTTCACATTTGGAAGACGCAGTGACACACTAAGGACAAACGCAAAACAATAGTCGACAGAATGACAGACTATCATGAGTTCCAGCCGACAGTCTGAAAGGAAATCAGCTGACAAAATCCGAATGTGTAGTGGTGCTTGACCCAGTGTAATCCACAGACTGCCCACCATGAGTCATCGCTCTGGACACATTGTATTTCCTTCTCTCGCATCCCGTGTTTATTCTAGCGGCTTCTAATTCCTCCCGTTTCCTGTAGCTCTTATGACGACGGCGTCTGGCATCATTCAGATGACCCCATTTGCCATCTTACTGTCAAATGCAGCCCTGAGATGAATAATCTGTAGTCTTCATTTAAATGTCTTTGACAATCTTCCTTGTCAAGTGTCACAACattagggacaaaaaaaaaaatcacacgatGGAGCAATATGTTGATTAAATACTGTAACTTATTTACTGGACATATTTGTTAACAAAAGTCTTCTCAAACATTTTTGACTATTCAGCAATGCCTTGCCTCgagaagaaaaaatatttcTCCTAAACATTTTCAGACCAATTTAGTAAAATTAAATTTCCCGTGGAACATTTGCTCCTTCTACACTACATCCATTCCATTTGAGGGCGActtattgtttttctttggcAGTGGCAGACGTTGGTATAGTGAAGGTCACGGTGACAGAATTATGGTTTCCGCTTACATTGCTTATTATGATCCTTTTTAGGGTGCCTATGATTGTATCAGATATCCCAGCAGTCTATAAtctctgtggaaaaaaataagctTTGTTAGTCTCTATTTTAATACGCTTGCAGGGTTGTCATGGGTGGGACAATTCAAAGTTCCACCTAAATGTCACAGGAAAAGCAGACCTTTcacaattgaataaaaataatacagaTTTTGGTTATTCTTTAATAGGTCTTCCCCCGTGGCAAAAGCTGCCTCGGACTCTGTGCTTACCTGCCCTAATTGTTGGGTCTATAGTGTGTGTAGACCGACTCTGTACTGTGGTTTGGCGTTGTGGTCCAGTTACTTCAAAAACCGGGTGGTTGCCTTGGAGACTAAACAGAGCTAGGCTTTCCTGTAAAGATTCTGCTGCTTAATGAATGTGGTCAACTATTTGTCAACATAGCCATATTATTCAGCGTAGCGAGGATGGGTCCATTTTTATGTTATATCATTATccctatatgtatatatatattttttttatctgcatttattttcaaatttttaatttttcagaTTTATGGCAGTTGCAGATAGGTAAGAAGACTTGGAAACATACCCTGGTAGGGGAAATCCACATAAATGATTAATAAAGTGACTTGACTCCTATTTAAATAATACATCAATCGTGTCCTTGTAGCGAGCATTCTTGTATCGAACCGCTCAGTCGGAGACCGGCTCATTTTTATTGAAAGCTATTCAGAGGAGTGCAGCGAGGTGAGTGCCTTGAAAGGTTGCATATGTCCATGTGTGTAAAGAGATGTGGACGGGGGGTGGGGAGTGTCTGCTGTCACCTCTCATTAGGGACGTGTAGTCCAGCACTGCCCACCCCCAACCCTTCTGCTCCTCTATGGCACTGCCCCCTGTCTCGCTCCGACGCGGGGCTCAGCACTGTTTCAGTCTTGAACGCAGGGCAAGTGCCTTAATTCTCAGCTTAATAGAACATGTCAGGTGGGTGCTTTTTGTTTAATGGTGTGAGCCCAGCAGCTCCTGCGAAGAACATTCGCTGTGCTCGACAGTGCTTTAACATTGCTCCTGCAATGCAGTGCAAATTAAATTTGCTTCACCCGCTGGTGTAAGTTAAAGCTGGCAACGTTGAATATAtttctgctttgtttttatcCTCCTTTGAGAATCCCCCATTCCCGTTTGTAAACAACAATATGTGTATCTCACGGCCTTCCTCTTATCTCCCCCATATTTAAATTCTGTTTCTAATTTTGTCCAAATGAATTCCCTGTGAAGATATTTCAAGCAGCCTAATGAAATAAAGATCGAGCAATGTTTTTCGCAGCAGCCCCTTCCACTTTGACTGTATGTTGAATAGcgtgaagaaagaaaagaaagcaaTGAGCACCTTACCCGGTTGAATGCTCAGGACGTGTTGGGCGGCTCGCTGATCCACAGGCGCTGACACAGTGATCAATCGCTATGGCAGGCTGAGATAAAACACATCTATCAATCcagttctctttttttcttctcattgaGGAATAAGTAATTGCTGTGTCGGTTGACAGTAATTCTGTTTGTAATGAAGCACACTGGGGCAACGTCGCAGATGATGCAAATGCAGCAGTTGTAAAAATAGCATATAGTAGATGACAATAGTTAGCACTTAGCAAAACAtaattgatgaaaaaaaaggTTATTTGCCAtccagataataataataacctgcTTGTATTTGTTTCCCTTAGAATTACTTAAAATAATTTTCCAAGACCTTTCCTCCCTTTCTTCATGATTGATATTTTGCAGCATACAACCTAATATTAATTGTAAAATGTCCAATCGCACTTTTCTGCAAAGCCTTAATAGACATAAACCACAATAGTTATTCCTATTAGTTCACACTTGAATGTCTACAGTTGAGGAATATGATAATGTGCTTTGAgggaaatgtttgttttgaggTAATCCCGTTTTTTTTACCGCTTCACAAACTAAAAGAGACCACAAATGCAGAACTAAATTGTGGTACTTGCTTATTGCATCACTGGTGTTAcaaatgtttccttttttttttaaaccgctTTCGTGTTATTTTTATGCTTCAAACCGAAAAAGCTACCAAACGTCTGCGTTTCATTTGTTGTTGACTCTCATTGCAACACTTACATTAAGCCCAGTCACGCCTTTTTAAAAAGCTTTTAATCGCTATTTTTAGTGTTTTAACAGATCACTCCGGCTGAAAAGGTGCCAAAGATAATATAACTGCTGCTTTGATCAAGCGCCGAAACATTGATCTTTTCAAAATGTCAGCTCGTTTTTGGGCTATCACTGCATGGGTATTTACACTTTTTTCCAACTCAGTCTTCTTTGATACAAGCCCCTCCCTTActtctacctcctcctctgtcTTCCAGACGTTTTTCGACATGGCAGGCGGGCCTAGGGGCTCTGAGAACTCTTCAGAGGCTCCGTGGCGAACGCACGACTGAGGACCAAAGAGGAGAGCGCCGCCGTCGCCTGAGCAGAATGACTCAGCAAGAGGGGGGACCCCCACGTAGCAAGTGAAGAGACGTGAGGATGGGTGCCAATGGATCCAGCTACCCACACTCGTGCTCCCCGCGCATAGGAGCCAATGCACAGACGCAGCAGACCTTTATTGGTAAATAGAATTTACATAAATTTGCACTACAGTATGATTCTAATCTACATATATCCAGTAAACATTATTGGTTAAAACATATAAGTGTTTCTATCGCTATTTTTCGAATACATATTCACGATATTATCTCAGTGTTAAATAATTCAGAATTGCCTCTGACGTCTTTCAACCATAACCGCCCGTGCAACCTGAGTTCCACAGAGACAAAGACCATTGTATTGCACACGTATTTTTCCACCTGCAGCTGTTATCAGACTCCTGAACGATCCTCGCAGTCCGTAGTTGTTCAAGTCAATAAGATTCCTTGACGGCAATCTGAGGAATTTGGAGCCAGATAAATCAAGACTGATGTTTGTCTCTGGTTAAGTCCATGTCTCAGATTGCAAGCTGTTATACAACACAGTCGTGGTGCAAAAAAGTGCTGATGGTGTGATGATTTTTATTCGtccatatttttttcctcagaaTTGAGCAATGTATAGATTAATTGATTATCACTCTTCTtccagttcagaaaatggatgatttaaaaaaaaaaaaagaatatttttccTTTGCCATTTGTGATTTTAGCAAGCATCATGGAAGTTGAAAAATGAAAccaaataaaatgatgtggtgagccagatttggcccccgggccttaagtttgacacctgtgttctaCACACAGTCGTTGAAATAACAGCCACATCAGGGTTTCCCCAACTGTACCATAATGCGCTTCACTGTTATCACGATAAAAATCTTTGATTTTGAAGTCTTTTCTTCATTTTGAAGTGCCACGTAATCACGTTTGCTATTTATAGGGACTTTTTGATGTGTGTCTTACATTGCGTTTGAGCTCCCTGCTAGGAATCTATGAGGAACCCATTATCATAGGAGGATAGGTAATTGCGCAACGCTAAAATCCCCTTTTGCCTAAGGCCTACATTTCTTGGCCTCGGCCCCATCCTGCTGTGGTTCATGTAAGGAAACGCTGTTTAGTACTCCATAGAGTCGCTCACTTAAGCTGGTCTGGCTTACAGATGATACACTGCATTTCAATTATTACTATTGGGGTCATACTGCTTGATTTGGCAGAGTTTCTTTCTCAGCCATATGAGTCCCCCTCATGCCAAAAAAAACTGTCAATAGTTTGAATTATGAAGCCACAAGTGCTCAAATGGGCTGATAATGGTAGAGGTGAACACAGAGGCGAAAGTTCActtgctaatgtttttttttgcaaataacAGTTTGGACCTGAATGTGCTACCCGTATGTTAATGAAAGAAGAACGCTGCAGTGATTGAAATTAAATACGAAAAAAGGAAATACATTTTAAaccaattattttatattatttttggaAATAACTGTTGAACCACAATTTTAGCATGTCAGATTTTTCTTTACCATTGAACGCAATCTATTTCTGCTTTGCTAGCGGCGTCGACTGGCTTTTTAacttgagagagaaaaaaaaggctgctggATGTTAGCATTGCATCCCTGTTTCACGGTTTCATGTTACACGTCGAGACTGAGATGAAGCTCAAGTGTTTTTGCTTGTGTATTCCTTCTAGGGACCTCATCCTATTCACAGCAGGGATATGCTTGGGAGTCGAAGCTTTACAGCCTGGAACATGGCCACGAGCGACCCGCCGACAGGAAGAAGAAAAGCCTTGGCCTGGCCACCCTTAAACGGCGTTTCATCAAACGAAGAAAATCCAGTCGCTCGGCGGATCACGCCCGGCAGATGCGCGAGCTGCTGTCCGGGTGGGACGTCCGAGACACTAATGCCTTGGTGGAAGAATACGAGGGTACGGCGGCCCTCAAGGAGCTGAGCTTCCAGGCCAGCCTGGCACGAGCCGAGGCTCCTAGCTTGCCTCGGGATCTGGCTGCCCTTTATCAGCATAAGTACTGCACTGACGTGGACCTCATCTTCCAAGGGACTTGCTTCCCAGCTCATCGGGCCATCCTGGCCGCTCGCTGCCCCTTCTTTAAGACTCTGCTCTCCTCATCCCCCGGCTACGGAGCGGAGGTCCACATGGACATTGAGACAGCGGGCATCGATGTGCCCATGTTCTCCGCGCTGCTGCACTACTTGTACACAGGGGAGTTTGGTGTGAGCAGCGCCGAGGATTCCAGGCTACAGAATGTGGACGTGCTGGTGCAGCTCAGTGAGGAGTTTGGCACGCCCAACTCTCTCGAAGCAGATATGAAGGGCTTGTTTGACTACATGTGCTACTACGATGCCCTGTTGAGTTTCTCTTCAGACTTTGAAATGGTCGAGAGTTTCAACGAGCGAGGCGCCGGCGCGCCGGTCGCTGTCCCGGGAGGCGGCGGAGGACCAGGCACCCCAGATGAGGACCTTCGAGCTCACAAGGCTATCCTCTCTGCACGCTCGCCTTTCTTTAGAAACCTTTTGCAGAGGCGCATTCGTACAGGGGAGGAAATGACGGAGCGCACGCTCCAGACTCCGACCCGAATTGTGCTGGATGAGTCCATCATCCCGCGCAAATACGTGCAGGTGATTCTCCACTGCATGTACACAGATGCGGTGGAGCTTGGACTGGTTCTGCGTGGTAGCCCCTCGACTGGCAGCCTCGGGGAGGTCCAAGCCTTGGTGTCAGGGGGTCGGGGGGCCAGCACACGCACAGAAGAGGCAATGGAACTCTACCATATTGCTTTATTCCTGGAGTTCAGTATGCTGGCACAGGGTAAGTTATGATCCCATTAACAGCGCACATACGTACAAATAAATAATGCACTCTCATGTCAATATGTCATTAACCACTCACAAATTTTTATCATTTGTATGCATGCTGTATTTCATCCCagacagttttgttaaaaactTTGTGTCTCAAACGTGCATGCATTGAGGGCTTAATATTAATATTCCAACCTTCAAGGCAGATTAATCACATGTTAAAATATTCCAAGTATGACTTCTGCTGCCCAGACTGCTCGACAGTTTGCCGTCACAGGTCAGAGGTGTTCAAATTTGCAGCAGCTTGAAACAGAATGAAAATAAGTGATTCTGTTATCACTTAGCCATTGTACTGTTATCATCTTTTTTCAACTCATATTTTGATGTAAATTACTATCGCAATACTATTGCACTATTTTATATTGGGAACGACAGCCCAATGCGTCTTTTTAAGTCAAAGCTCTGAAGACAGTTGAACTTCTTACATAATGGCCTCTACAAGTTCATTTATGCCTGAGAGAAATATTTAAAAGCACAGAGTTAGCTCCGATACAAAATCTGTCGACTACTGGCGTCGGGCGGTCTGATGTAAACAAACGCAGTCAGCTGATCACACACCATCTCGCACCCTGGAGATGTGCTGTCGCTGTCAGTCTGACAGCTTTGCCAGTGAGCAAGCAAATGGTGCCATCCGACACAGCTCCCCCCCCAATTCGGAGGGTATTTTTATCTCGCCTCCCTCTCCCACTGAGCTGTGCAGCACTAATCAGTTCCCATGAAACCTCAGTGAGGAATGTGGCAAGATAGTTGAGGTTCGCCCCTGATGTCATCCTGTCCAAGTTGCCTTCCTTGTCTGCTTTGCAGCTTCCTGTTATTCCCGTTTTGAAATCCCGTTTTTTAACACGTCTTTCGCAACAGCCCCCCGAACACCCTAAGGTGTCATTTTAAAGTCTGTCTGTGGTTTGACTCTAAAATGAATGGCGGCAGCTGACATGGCAAGAGTGTGATTCTGACTTTCTCCATTACACTCCAACTTTCTCCATAGCTGCTGTCTTTGGAGTCGATGTCAAAATGATGACTCCATTGTTGAGTGGCAGCCCAGATTGGATTGCGTCCATTGGGCCAAGCTAtcaagagaaaataaaaagccaACGTCACATTTAAGAATTACTACTAGTGGCATTTAATTCCTACAAGTTTAGCGCCATCGTTGGTGCCAACCTGATTTAGAGAAATACGGCAAGCATGCATAGAAGGAGcacttttataaaaataaaaaaaaataaaaactcttaCACACAAGAAACTTGTTGCAATGATGACGGTCAGGAAAAGTGGAGTCATTCATTTTAAACAGTCTTTTCCTACACACGCATGACATTCTAAGTTATGTTGTCATATTAAAATAGTTTGATATAGGGCAGTTGTGTGAGTGTTAGTGAAAATATGCTgatgtagctttttttttttcttttttttttttaactgtgccAGAAGATGACATAATGACAGATGTCAGGCCGGCCGgttcacacaaaataaaatgttggcTCTTAGACCAGACTGAAGCAGTTGGAGGTTTCAAGGGGACACTGGGTCTTTTCAGGAGGCAGCAGGGAGATTTATTTCAGGAGGCAGACGAGGAGAATATCCTCTCATCTGTCACGCTGTCGTCGCCATCCCATTCCGCCGCTGTCTGTTAGCGTTACCGGCATGGAGGTGTTTCTGCAGCAGCTGAGCACCATCATCCGTCATTATTTATCCTCCAGACATGTATCCCTTTATGATTTCAGTATTGCAGTATTAAAAGCCTTATTAATTTTTCAAGTGCCCTGCAGAAAGGGCTGATGTGGTTTTGTTCTTTCCTTTCGTTGGCCCTCACCGACCATCCCGCCTTTTGCTTGCGGTCGCTGCCATTGCTCGAGCGATACTCGCATGTGATTTACATTCACCGGCTTGTTTACAAGCCATCAAGTGCAGCctccattttaaatgtttttcgcGGTTGTGTGCTCCATTAACATGAAGTGCCGCATAATAACAAGTAAAGGATTCAGCCAGTGGAATCGTGTGAGGGGTTAGCAACTGCGGAGAGTTCATATTGGCTATAACTGTGAATTTTAATTTTCAAGTTATAATAAAAGCACACTCTCTTAAGATGGAGGGCTGCTGTGAATTTTAATGGGCAGACGTGAAGCTAAGCTGTTTACATTTGTGCATGTGTGGCCAAGGATGCACACAGAAAAACTGAAGAAGACAGACGGCAGAGAAGATAGTCAAAGACGCAGCTGGCGGGGAAACTAGAACAGTTAATTTAGTTTATAGCCGGCTAAAAGGCAAAGTGCCATTGCTTTTTGTTTGGCTTTTCCAAACTTTTCGGGGTCCCCCCCCCTCTTCTTTCTAAACAGCTGTTTCTGTAACTTGCTGATAAAACTGAAAATGTGCTACAGCTTATCCTTTCTTTGTAAGAACTGCGTTCATTTacagaaatacattttaaaccaaaagtattggaactgaAAGGAAGAAAATGGAGGACCACTTCCAAAGTCTTTTTCTTGAAAGTGGTAGACCTCTGATTTGCTTACATTTCAAAACTACATATTTGGCCTCAAATAATTTGGCCGTGTCACATTTACTTAGGCGCCCAAGTGTATTCATCGTGTTTTAAGAGCGGGCAAAAAAAGAACCACATCAACCTCTCAAGGCATTTTTGTGggatggtgtgttgccgagttaAACCACTACCTGCTGTTCTGGTATGCGCTCTGATTTAAGAAACAGCAAGGAGGatgtggaggtcagttgaaagaGACTCGCTGAGTGTGTGAACGTGACGGGGAAAATCCTGACGTGGACCTTGTTTTACCTGAAAATCTTCCCCAATCAAAAACTTGATGACGTCAAACTTGTCTTTCTTCTCACATTGTCAGGCTGCGAAGACATTATTGTGGAAAGCTTGTCTCTGGACTCACTGGTGCCCATCCTCAAGTGGAGCTCGCAACCGTACGGCTCCAAATGGGTGCACAGGCAGGCCATGCACTTCCTCTGCGAGGAGTTCAATCAGGTTGTCACCTCAGATGTTCTCTATGAGCTCGGCAAGGAGCACTTTCTCAACGCGCTCCAGTCCGACTACCTACAGGTGAGCTAACGGAGCCGCTCGCTAAAATACAGCAGTTAGGAAAATAAAACAGCTTCTGGCAAAACAGTTGAGgtgaaatgttgtaatccaactACACTAGCCAAGCTGGCTTGCACCTTGCTGGAACACTGTCCAAACATGTTGCACTGTCACCTCATCCTCATTTAGCAgctgttttttcccccttgacAATATATGACCTCCTTGTCCTGATAATTATGTTGTCTCCCTgcaccctcctcctccccccctctCTCCACCTCTTCGTCTCATTTGCAGGCCAGTGAGCAGGACATTCTCAAGTATGTTGTTAAGTGGGGCGAGCAGCAGCTTATTAAGAGGATGGCAGACAGGGGTAAGATAATACACTCTGTAATTATCCTCCGAGCACAGCCCCCAATGATTCTGAGAATATTTCACACTTTACTAAAGCCTTCAAGATATATTTAAAAGCATATCAAAACACTGACAAAATTTCAAAATGTTGTCCATATCTCACCTCAAGTCAGCTTGGATAAGCTCAAGCTGACTTGTAAATGATCAACTCTAATTTTAACCTGCAGTAGTCATCGCAATTAATTTGATGTGATATAATTTACTTGTGTACTAAACGTGGCTGTTCATGTTCATATTTGGGCAGAGCCCAATCTGTTGAGCGGCACAGCCCACAGCGTCAACAAACGCGGAGTGAAGAGGAGAGACCTGGACGTGGAGGAGCTTAAGGACATCCTTTCCCCTCTACTGCCCTTCATCCGGACCGAGCACATTTTGCCCCCGCACAGCGATGTCCTCTCCGACGCGGTTAGTGTTCCTTTCGGGTTTCTGCGTGGCTGCATCATGGTTAGGCTTATGCCTTGTTCTCATCCACAGCTCAAAAGAGGTTTGATAAGCACGCCTCCGTCAGACATGTTGCCGACGGCCGAGGGGGGGAAAGCCAATTCTTGGTTGAGGCAGAAGAACGCCGGCATCTACGTGCGACCTCGCCTCTTCTCTCCTTACGTGGAAGAGGCAAAGGTAGGACACTTGATTGATTGGGCTGTCAGATGATGGCACACTGTGTTACTTTGAAAGCAGCCCTTGTTGCTATGCTCACTCAGGAATTCGATTCTCTAGCAGTTTTCATATTTGCCTAATGAACTGTAGCTGAGTCTATTTATGAACATGCCAAGATTGGTTACGAGCGTGTCCTTCAAGTGTCAAACGTCTGCACTCTGCAATTCCAAGCTCCCATTTGCCTTTTTCCGCCTCAGTTGGTGCTTGATGAAATGATGGTGGAGCAGACTGATCTGGTGCGGTTACGACTCGTTCGCATGTCCAACGTCCCAGACACCCTCTACATGGTTAACAACACCGCGCCGCAGTGCTGTCACATGGTTAACCATCAGCAGATGACCGTTAACTCGGCCGCTGCTCCGTCAGTGGTTGCCAATGAAATCCCAGGTAAGGGGAAACTTCCAGACTCATTTGCAATAAGTacactttattaaaaaaaacac
Coding sequences:
- the btbd7 gene encoding BTB/POZ domain-containing protein 7; the protein is MGANGSSYPHSCSPRIGANAQTQQTFIGTSSYSQQGYAWESKLYSLEHGHERPADRKKKSLGLATLKRRFIKRRKSSRSADHARQMRELLSGWDVRDTNALVEEYEGTAALKELSFQASLARAEAPSLPRDLAALYQHKYCTDVDLIFQGTCFPAHRAILAARCPFFKTLLSSSPGYGAEVHMDIETAGIDVPMFSALLHYLYTGEFGVSSAEDSRLQNVDVLVQLSEEFGTPNSLEADMKGLFDYMCYYDALLSFSSDFEMVESFNERGAGAPVAVPGGGGGPGTPDEDLRAHKAILSARSPFFRNLLQRRIRTGEEMTERTLQTPTRIVLDESIIPRKYVQVILHCMYTDAVELGLVLRGSPSTGSLGEVQALVSGGRGASTRTEEAMELYHIALFLEFSMLAQGCEDIIVESLSLDSLVPILKWSSQPYGSKWVHRQAMHFLCEEFNQVVTSDVLYELGKEHFLNALQSDYLQASEQDILKYVVKWGEQQLIKRMADREPNLLSGTAHSVNKRGVKRRDLDVEELKDILSPLLPFIRTEHILPPHSDVLSDALKRGLISTPPSDMLPTAEGGKANSWLRQKNAGIYVRPRLFSPYVEEAKLVLDEMMVEQTDLVRLRLVRMSNVPDTLYMVNNTAPQCCHMVNHQQMTVNSAAAPSVVANEIPVPQLSVVKEMIRRLQELRHTEQVQRAYALNCGEGAIVSYELQLRVLREFGLADGATELLQNPYKFFPDERFGDESPILALRQVGRCRVNSSPAMDSMFSELEGVAGFHLPLPPPPPPYHPPATPSHAQLKGAWRPRIPLPTPTRSFSYPCNRTLSQRHAAAKHGGSDFSSVPRPQPPDCTEPQAMGRALLSEQQAMGMEPVRREFMPDIALGVSVMSLREQHIAEMDRDNPHSPVGHPGLHLPHGPCPSVRHSHNHGPGHGHSCKRHAPDPKLEMQAEFPDLYDFSRRPSSPAPAHTLSTFAGPDLYSHSCAPSGPFTPVYITDAQSQGHAQGRTGPDPLRLDVLGMNPQRHDAVSPSGPQPRMVHAARARSNETDLTHGLGHLRSHSGNMDGYEDRMGGPRDAPEEMVVVGESSQPHRNSVSEDMARDRRSPSKPDYPYKKSAL